CTTCCGCGAGCGACGAGGCGAGATCCAGCTCGTTCGCACGCTCGGCGCCCATCATCGCGGCTTCCAGCTCATGCACTCCACCGTCGCGATCGCCCGACTCGAGCATCGCTTCGGCGAGCTCGCGGCGCAGCGTCCAGTTTTCCGGGTCCGCTTCGACGATCGCGTGCAGCGCTTCCACCGATCGCTCGGCCGAAATGGTACTCTGGCGCAGCGAGGCGGGACCCTGTGGAATTGGCGGCAAGCTCTCGATGCCGAGCGATGGATCGAGCTCGATGAGCGGAGTGGCGTTGTCGAAATCGCCGCCACCGTTTGCCGTTGTGAGCGAATCGTCGAAACCGATAGCGTCGGATCGGAGAAGCGTCGGATCCTGCTCCACGGTTCCGAAGTCGCTTCCGAAATCGTTCGTCGGCGATTGCTGCTGCCAGAGCCCTGCGCCGGAGCCAAGCTCTTCGGCAGGTGGAACGTCGACGTCGAGGCTCGACGAATCGTGAGAGATCGTGAAGCCTGACGAGTCGTCCGTCCTCGCATCGAACGACGGTGCATCGAACGACGGCGTGTTGTTGTTAGGCGCGATCTGCTCGAACTGATGCTCCGTCGGTTCGGCTGTCTGGCCCTGGTCCTCGAGCAATTCCTCCTCGGGCAACAGGGAGGCACTGGCCTCCTGCTCGATGATCGAAGGCTGCTTCGGTCGCGGAGGCGGCGGCGGCGGAGCAGCCGGCGTCTCCTCGAACGCTGTCGGCTCGATATCCAGCATTTCCGCCGATTCCGTCGTGGCCGAGCTGTCGTCGAGACTCGTGCGCTCGAGGCCAAGGACCGACTCGTCAGCCACCGGCGGAATCGATGGCGCCGGGGCTGGTCGTTGCGGTTGCCCCGGTCGCGGACCGGGGCCAGGCTTTGCCGTTGGGTGCGCCGGGCGCGGCGGCGCATGACCTCTACCGGGCGGCGGCGACGGTGGTGCCTCGGACTCCTCATCGCCACTGTCGAGGAGCGGAAGGTCCGCGACCGCGGCAGGCGGCGGAGGCTTCGGCTGACGGCGCGGTGGCACGTTGGATGGTGCCTGCCGTGCGGGACGGTTGGCTGGCTCGCCGAGATCGAGAAAGACGAGGTCGGCCCCGCGTTGCGAGCGCGAGTCGCTCTTGGCCTGCGGTTCCACGGACGGATCGATCGCCTTGATCCGGCTCAGTATGGCCTGCGCCTCGGAGTCCTTTCCTTCGGCGTGAAATCGCGTCCACAACGTTTGCAACTGCTCAATTGCTTCTTCTTTGCGTTCGAGCTTGGAGAGCTGGTCCGCAAGCATCAGGCGGATGTCATCCTGCCCCGGACAGAGATCCGCGAACTCCTTGAGCGATCGAAAGGCCTCGTCGAGGTTGCCGGCCTTCTGCATTCGGTCTGCGTACTCGAGGAAGTTCTGCTTCGCATCGGTGGTGAAGCCCTTGTGGGCGCTGATTTTCCCGAGCGTGTAATAGACCGAGGCGCGCCCTGGCGAATGGCGAAGGATCTTGTTGCAGAGCGCGATCGCGTTGTTGTAAAACCCGCCGTCGACATAGCGGACGACAGCGCGCTCGTAATAATCGACGGCGTCCGCCACGTTCCCCTGGCGGAGCATGAGATCGCCGACGCGATTGAAGAGCGAAACGTCGAGCTCCGCCGCGTATTCGTCGAAGCTATCCAGAATTTCGACGTAAACGGCGAGCGCTTTCGCGAAGTCCTTCTTGAGCTCAAAATCTGCCGCCTTTTTCTTCAGCTTAGCGACGTTGGACATCAGCGTCCTGGCGGGCTCCGCGACGGAACGTGGTTCCGCGACGAGGTAGGATTTGGGGCGGTTAAGTTAGTCGTAAGTGACTTGGGTGACAAGTTTTGCCTCGCACCCACGTCCCCAGGCAGCGACGATCGCCGTACCAGTATGGCAACTCCCGAACGTCGCCGATCTCGAACAGCGCCAGGTCCGCGGAGAAGCCAGGCGCCAACTGCCCGACCGAGTCGGACAAACCGAGAGCAGCCGCGCCGTTGACCGTGGCGGCGATCAGCGCTTCGGAGGCCGACAGGTGAAGCTGGCTCACGCCCAGCGTCAGTATGAGCGGCAGATTCGGCGTCGGTGACGTGCCGGGATTGAAGTCGGTCGCGAGGGCAACCGCAACGCCCGCGTCGATGAGCTGTCTGGCAGGTGCCCGGGTCGATTTGCCGAGGAAAAGCATCGTTCCCGGTAGAAGTGTGGCGACGGTGCGAGAGCTGGCGAGTGCGCGTATCCCAGCCTCTGAAACGGCACCGAGGTGATCGGCCGACGTCGCATCCAACTCGGCGGCGAGCTCCGCTCCGCCGCAGGAGGTCAATTCGTCCGCGTGGAGCTTCAGGAGCAACCCGTTACTGCGCGCGGCTTCCAGAATGCGCCGAGACTCCGGAACCGTGTACACGCCCGTCTCGCAGAAGACGTCGGCGAAGCGCGCCAGACCCTCCTCGGCCACTCGCGGAATCATCTCGTTCACGAGGAGACTCACATACTCCTCGCGACTCGCGGCCGAACCGCGATGCTCGAGCGGGATCTCGTGCGCGCCGAGGAACGTCGGCACGATTCGCAGCGGGAGCTCGCGCGATAGCCGCGCGATGACGCGCAACGTCTTGAGCTCGTCGTCCAGCGTCAGGCCGTAGCCCGACTTCACCTCGACCGTCGTTATGCCGTACGAGGCGAGACGCATGAGACGCGCGCGCGTCAACGCCACGAGATCGTTCTCGTCGCGCGTGCGAAGGTCGCGGACCGATGAGTGGATGCCACCGCCGCGCGCGGCGATTGCCATGTAGTCCATGCCCGCCGCGCGCATTTCCTGCTCGTCGTAGCGTGCGCGTCCGAAGACGGCGTGCGTATGCGAATCGACCAGGCCCGGCGTGAGCACGCCGCCAGCGCAATCGATCTCCGTCGCACCTGCGAACCGACGGCGGAGCTCGGCCTCTGCGCCCACCGCCTCGACTCGCTCCCCAACGACGACGACCGCGCCGCGGGGAATTGTTTCGAGCTTGCTCATCTCGCCGCCGCGGCGCGCGCGCGCCGGACCGGCGGACGTTACGACCTGTGCGGTGTTGACGAAGATGAGGTTGGGCACCGGGCTATGCACGCAGCCCACGCCCCATGACGTCGCGAACGCGCGACAGACGCAGGGGCGCCTGGGCTTCGCCGCGACAGGCGTAGTAGCACGCGTTGCAGTCGATGGGCTGATACCGTTTGAAGTCGGTCCAGTGGAAGTCCGTCGGAAAATCGGGACAGCGCTTCACGTGACCCGTGGGATCGACGTGAATCGTGCGGATCCCCGACCGACATGGCTCGTGCATCTCGCCGCGTGCATAACGAGGGATCTGCTCGAGGTAGTAATCGGAGTTGGTGATCACGCCGCGTGCCCGCCGCTTGAACGCGAGCAGTTCGGCGACGAGCGCGTCGAGCTCGGCGTACTCGCCAGCGCCGATGAGAAACTCGCCGTTGCCGTTCTTGGCGTCGGTGTACACGCTCAGGTTCACGCCATAGCCGAGTTGCGCCGCGCGATCGACGATCGGCTTGATCTGGTCGAGATTGTCGTTCCGGATGACCGTATTGAAGCGCACGTTGTCGATCCCAACGTCGCGCAGCCGCGGCAGCGTATCGAACAGCTTCGCCGTCAGGCCCGGAATGCCGCGCGCGAGATCGTGGCGCCCGTCGATGTAGTCGAGCGAGATGTTGAATTGATTGACACCGGCGCGCCACAGCGAGAGGGCACGCTCCGGAGTGAGCATCGCTCCGTGTGTGATCAGCATGACGTACTTGAGGCGAATCGCCCGTGACACGGCAGCGACGAGATCCT
The genomic region above belongs to Gemmatimonadaceae bacterium and contains:
- a CDS encoding tetratricopeptide repeat protein; this translates as MSNVAKLKKKAADFELKKDFAKALAVYVEILDSFDEYAAELDVSLFNRVGDLMLRQGNVADAVDYYERAVVRYVDGGFYNNAIALCNKILRHSPGRASVYYTLGKISAHKGFTTDAKQNFLEYADRMQKAGNLDEAFRSLKEFADLCPGQDDIRLMLADQLSKLERKEEAIEQLQTLWTRFHAEGKDSEAQAILSRIKAIDPSVEPQAKSDSRSQRGADLVFLDLGEPANRPARQAPSNVPPRRQPKPPPPAAVADLPLLDSGDEESEAPPSPPPGRGHAPPRPAHPTAKPGPGPRPGQPQRPAPAPSIPPVADESVLGLERTSLDDSSATTESAEMLDIEPTAFEETPAAPPPPPPRPKQPSIIEQEASASLLPEEELLEDQGQTAEPTEHQFEQIAPNNNTPSFDAPSFDARTDDSSGFTISHDSSSLDVDVPPAEELGSGAGLWQQQSPTNDFGSDFGTVEQDPTLLRSDAIGFDDSLTTANGGGDFDNATPLIELDPSLGIESLPPIPQGPASLRQSTISAERSVEALHAIVEADPENWTLRRELAEAMLESGDRDGGVHELEAAMMGAERANELDLASSLAEEIARMAPETVRFHQKRVEYAFRTNDKLRLIEAYLALAGALLNAKQAEKARAVYQRVLDLAPDDIRAQAALESIKVEPEPPPVEAPAPARKASRAPASSPVRTRNADPEPTPGEAGFVNLGELLRSADAPKSTRMIVNEEEPTGDEEADFADMLKKFKQGIAENVAQEDYQSHYDLGVAFKEMGLVDEAIAEFQKALKAPAGRLPTYEAIGQCFIEKQQYGIAATVLARALGEGGYSDEELIGLLYLLGRAAQALNRFDEALGYYQRVFVVDIEFRDVVKRINEVERVAR
- a CDS encoding radical SAM protein, with translation MLSARFKPYHVALFLAKYGWLTLRRRPVLVHFEVTLRCNAHCSFCDYWRTDPKTRASEAKSFAEAARFFNPMLVTFTGGEPLLRSDLEDLVAAVSRAIRLKYVMLITHGAMLTPERALSLWRAGVNQFNISLDYIDGRHDLARGIPGLTAKLFDTLPRLRDVGIDNVRFNTVIRNDNLDQIKPIVDRAAQLGYGVNLSVYTDAKNGNGEFLIGAGEYAELDALVAELLAFKRRARGVITNSDYYLEQIPRYARGEMHEPCRSGIRTIHVDPTGHVKRCPDFPTDFHWTDFKRYQPIDCNACYYACRGEAQAPLRLSRVRDVMGRGLRA
- the hutI gene encoding imidazolonepropionase, giving the protein MPNLIFVNTAQVVTSAGPARARRGGEMSKLETIPRGAVVVVGERVEAVGAEAELRRRFAGATEIDCAGGVLTPGLVDSHTHAVFGRARYDEQEMRAAGMDYMAIAARGGGIHSSVRDLRTRDENDLVALTRARLMRLASYGITTVEVKSGYGLTLDDELKTLRVIARLSRELPLRIVPTFLGAHEIPLEHRGSAASREEYVSLLVNEMIPRVAEEGLARFADVFCETGVYTVPESRRILEAARSNGLLLKLHADELTSCGGAELAAELDATSADHLGAVSEAGIRALASSRTVATLLPGTMLFLGKSTRAPARQLIDAGVAVALATDFNPGTSPTPNLPLILTLGVSQLHLSASEALIAATVNGAAALGLSDSVGQLAPGFSADLALFEIGDVRELPYWYGDRRCLGTWVRGKTCHPSHLRLT